The genomic region TCCTTTGTGGCAAGCGTGTGAATGCACACGGTTCACATACCTGGGGCGTGGTGGGTGGCCATGTGGAGTGGGCAGAAAGCTTTGTGGAGACCGCAATACGCGAGACAAAGGAAGAAACGGGCCTTACCGTAAAGGACGTACGCCTTATAGCGGTTACCAACGACTACTTTGCTATTGAAGACACCCACTTTGTCACCATCCACCTTACCTGCACGTACGATGAGGGTGAGCCTGCCAATTTGGACCATGAGATAA from Verrucomicrobiia bacterium harbors:
- a CDS encoding NUDIX domain-containing protein, with the protein product LCGKRVNAHGSHTWGVVGGHVEWAESFVETAIRETKEETGLTVKDVRLIAVTNDYFAIEDTHFVTIHLTCTYDEGEPANLDHEITDNWQWFPLTNLPEPLFLPLLHLQQGGFDFTSLIQPTP